In Actinoplanes derwentensis, the following proteins share a genomic window:
- a CDS encoding winged helix-turn-helix transcriptional regulator, translating into MGTRQEISAIPPDADLARADSLAREIFSDIANKWALLIIEFVGQRTMRFSELRDEIGGISHKMLTQNLRTLERNGLITRKVYATIPPRVEYTLTEAGQALRTVVDGMCGWTQHYLSHIETARRDFGQV; encoded by the coding sequence GTGGGAACCAGGCAGGAGATCAGCGCCATACCGCCGGACGCCGATCTGGCGCGGGCCGACTCGCTGGCTCGGGAGATCTTCTCGGACATCGCCAACAAGTGGGCTCTGCTGATCATCGAGTTCGTCGGCCAGCGCACCATGCGATTCAGTGAGCTGCGCGACGAGATCGGCGGCATCAGCCACAAGATGCTCACCCAGAACCTGCGCACCCTGGAGCGCAACGGCCTGATCACCCGCAAGGTCTACGCGACCATCCCGCCGCGGGTGGAGTACACCCTGACCGAAGCCGGCCAGGCCCTGCGCACCGTGGTCGACGGCATGTGCGGCTGGACCCAGCACTATCTGTCCCACATCGAGACCGCCCGCCGCGACTTCGGCCAGGTCTAG
- a CDS encoding GNAT family N-acetyltransferase, protein MPITNTRFIWPIGDGIVLIPRTPAITVPYHALLATNHSRLAVWSPGIKEPTVEATRTALETSGNAWLAGTRLPLAVGVRADKGHRLVGAMNLAIEPSAGSAEVGFWIDAAAEGQGVVSRALHAVLGHAFADLGLHRVEMRTLTTNDRSHRLADRFAFTLEGVLRGAVRFPDGHRDVAVYALLAEEFAKATQRY, encoded by the coding sequence ATGCCGATCACCAACACCCGGTTCATCTGGCCGATCGGGGACGGCATCGTCCTGATACCTCGCACTCCCGCGATCACGGTCCCGTACCACGCCCTCCTGGCCACCAATCATTCTCGGCTGGCGGTCTGGTCGCCGGGTATCAAGGAGCCGACGGTGGAGGCCACCCGCACCGCTCTGGAAACCTCCGGGAATGCCTGGCTCGCAGGCACCCGCCTTCCACTTGCCGTCGGAGTCCGCGCCGACAAAGGTCATCGTCTGGTCGGAGCGATGAACCTGGCCATCGAGCCTTCGGCGGGATCTGCCGAAGTCGGGTTCTGGATCGACGCCGCCGCCGAAGGCCAGGGGGTCGTCAGCCGGGCGCTGCACGCCGTGCTCGGCCATGCCTTCGCCGACCTCGGCCTGCACCGAGTCGAGATGCGGACCCTGACCACCAATGACCGAAGCCACCGCCTGGCAGACCGTTTCGCTTTCACACTTGAGGGTGTTCTGCGCGGGGCAGTCCGATTCCCGGACGGTCACCGTGACGTAGCTGTATACGCCTTGCTCGCGGAAGAGTTCGCCAAGGCGACGCAGCGGTACTGA
- a CDS encoding TetR family transcriptional regulator produces the protein MRQRSPQTWRLIRDSAVGLMAERGFDAVSVDDIVATAGISRRTYFNYFAGKESVLFDPDPDDPRLWSELTAARPPGEPLWTALHQLILAYTAAAGEQIVRQCRVIAASPSLAVCSRETCDRFWDCARTWAAGRGTAATGLQLDLLINTARAAFSTVSARWDVDSGIPGLHALIDEAFTLLQSPEWKTL, from the coding sequence GTGCGACAACGCAGCCCACAGACGTGGCGCCTGATCCGGGACTCGGCCGTCGGCCTGATGGCGGAGCGGGGCTTCGACGCGGTCTCCGTCGACGACATCGTGGCCACCGCCGGCATCTCCCGGCGGACCTACTTCAACTACTTCGCCGGCAAGGAGTCGGTGCTGTTCGACCCGGACCCGGACGACCCCCGCCTGTGGTCGGAGCTGACCGCCGCCCGGCCACCCGGCGAACCGCTCTGGACCGCCCTGCACCAGCTGATCCTCGCCTACACGGCGGCCGCCGGTGAGCAGATCGTCCGGCAGTGCCGGGTCATCGCGGCCAGCCCGTCACTCGCGGTCTGCTCCCGGGAGACGTGCGACCGCTTCTGGGATTGCGCGCGAACCTGGGCTGCCGGCCGTGGCACCGCCGCCACCGGACTCCAGCTGGACCTGCTGATCAACACGGCCCGTGCCGCCTTCAGCACGGTGTCGGCCCGCTGGGACGTCGACAGCGGCATCCCCGGCCTGCACGCGCTCATCGACGAGGCGTTCACCCTTCTGCAATCCCCGGAATGGAAGACACTGTGA
- a CDS encoding LLM class flavin-dependent oxidoreductase — protein sequence MEDTVTRVPLSVLELAIVREGHSSGDALHGAIGTAKAADDLGYSRFWVAEHHNTPAVASTAPPVLIAAVAANTSRIKVGSGGVMLPNHMPFVVAEQFAILEALYPDRIDLGIGRAPGTDQVTAAALRGVSPYLTVEQFPEHLRTLLGLLGDDRNATRAGRLQATPAPETYPEVWILGSSTYGAQIAAKLGLPFCYAYHFPTASGLEQALDLYRTGFQPSPRFPKPHVMVSASVIAAETTEQARFQAGPARVMMLNLRTGGFQPMISPEAAAAREFSDLDRQMIEALSGAQHVGTADEVVDALDALVEHTEADELLLAGMLYDPAVAQDSLARIAKTWGR from the coding sequence ATGGAAGACACTGTGACCCGCGTACCGCTCTCCGTCCTGGAACTTGCCATCGTCCGTGAAGGACACAGCAGCGGCGACGCCCTGCACGGCGCGATCGGCACCGCCAAAGCCGCCGACGACCTCGGGTACTCCCGCTTCTGGGTGGCCGAACACCACAACACCCCGGCCGTCGCCTCCACCGCGCCGCCGGTGCTGATCGCCGCGGTCGCCGCGAACACGTCCCGGATCAAGGTCGGCTCCGGTGGCGTGATGCTGCCGAACCACATGCCGTTCGTGGTCGCCGAACAGTTCGCGATCCTCGAAGCGCTCTACCCCGACCGCATCGACCTGGGCATCGGCCGGGCACCCGGCACTGACCAGGTGACCGCGGCGGCGCTGCGCGGGGTCTCCCCGTACCTGACGGTCGAGCAGTTTCCCGAGCATCTGCGGACCCTGCTCGGCCTGCTCGGCGACGACCGCAACGCCACCCGGGCCGGGCGCCTGCAGGCCACGCCCGCCCCGGAGACGTACCCGGAAGTCTGGATCCTCGGCTCCTCGACCTATGGCGCGCAGATCGCGGCGAAACTCGGCCTGCCGTTCTGCTACGCCTACCACTTCCCGACCGCGTCCGGCCTGGAGCAGGCCCTGGACCTGTACCGGACCGGGTTCCAGCCGTCACCGCGGTTCCCGAAACCGCACGTGATGGTCAGCGCCTCGGTGATCGCCGCCGAGACCACCGAGCAGGCCCGTTTCCAGGCCGGCCCGGCCCGAGTGATGATGCTCAACCTGCGAACCGGCGGTTTCCAGCCGATGATCTCCCCGGAGGCGGCCGCGGCCCGCGAGTTCTCCGACCTCGACCGCCAGATGATCGAGGCGCTGTCCGGAGCCCAGCACGTCGGCACCGCCGACGAGGTGGTGGACGCCTTGGACGCGCTGGTCGAACACACCGAGGCCGACGAACTGCTCCTGGCCGGGATGCTGTACGACCCCGCCGTCGCCCAGGACTCCCTGGCCCGGATCGCCAAGACCTGGGGCCGGTAA